TatgtattaaaaatatatttccaaCCTTCCTCATGGAACTCCTCGTCATCTTGTTGTGATTCCATTGCATTGTTTTGGGTCTCCGGTGGTGAATGTGATGTTATGTTTTGTGATCCAACTTCATCGTCACTCCTGTTATTTGATTCTTGTGATCCAATTTAACAGATCATAATATCAACTTCTGAAGTCTTTtgtttgtcatttttcatatgtacttgagaataataataatataaaattacaacAGTCGAGAAGATGGTTAAAATATAAAGAAGACCATAATTTGCACTAGTATGAGTTTAAAATGAATACTAAAAGAACCAGTTgcaatgaaaaacaaaaatagtATATGGTCTACCTTTGCTTCTCAATTCAATTTTGAACCTGCATCGGTACTCTTGTTATTAAAACAAGAAAGGTAGCTCACAGTGCCATTCTACTTAGTATGATACACCGTGGTGGTTACTTTATGCGATATAAAAGTGATGCTATTACCTGCAATCTGCATATAATGTTATGATAAAAAATGTTTTCAATCCCTTTGTGTCTTGCTGATGTCTCACCTTCCATTTTCATGAATTAATATAGAAATGTCAAATCAGAAGCTTATCGATGATGGCACGAAGAAAATGGATTAACCGACCAAGctcctcgattttttttataaaacaattCAAAATTAGATTCTATGAAAATGTTCTCATTCAAATTTCAAACATATTCAAGTCCATGTCTAATCAAGACATTCATCAACTGATCATTTAAAGATTAGAAGCACTTTGCACGACTCCAATACTTCTTTATCACTAGTTTAAACCTCATGAGAAAAACTTGTCAACGTGGGATCCAATGCAGTGACTTAATCCAAATCATAAACAGAATAGAATATCTTGTGCTATCCTCAActctaattaaataaaaattgaaaaccaCAAAGCTTTCTGCTTTGACCTTGACACTAGTCATGCTTTCTTTCCTTCGCTTGGTGGGAAGAGCCCCCAGAAATTCAGAAGCTACTGGCAACTTTACACCCTCAGAAATTCAGAAGCGATTGACAACTTTACACACTCGGAAACAAGAACGTTTccattaaataatcaaaacaaacaacaaaaacaatatTAAGATAACCACCATCAAAATCCTTagcaaaataaaagaaattttacGGCAACGGGAAGAGAATTTACCTCCAGAACAAGATTTTGTAAACGATTGCAACTCGGTATAGGGCATAGATTTTCTTCGACACAAGATGGGGAAAAATCGATCGTCGGGTCACAAGATGGGGAAAAATTGATTGTGAGGGCGGGAATGAAAAAAAATGCGGGATTCTGAAACAAGCTATGGGTTCGTTCGCATGTTTACTTATTTCAGTATTAGGTAACATATGTATAATAGAAAAGTTTTCTCATTGTGAACGAACATTATTACTCTTCACATGTTTacttattttcattatttatggtAATTTCATATTTagtctattaattaataattaatactaattaaccacattttataattatgattttgTGCTTTTGACTTTCTTCTCCATGTTCTTAAATGTTTGAGcaaatctatatctatatacaAGTGTGGATAATAGAAAATTTTCCCATTGTGAACGAACATTATTACCCTTCACAAGTTTACTTATTTTCATTATTAGgtaatgtaatgcccgagatttattTGGCCGTTAATACGCAATTATTACTATtgatttgatatgattatagattgAGCACTCCGAGATTTGAGTTTTGAATTGTTTGAGTTTTGGGTGGTACgtgaccagaaggtctcgcgcatatgcgcggcgagtgggcgcgcatatgcgcgagctataCGGTTCCAGCAATTGCCGAGACGAAGGTATCGCGCATAAGCACGgggagaggcgcgcatatgcgcgagaggttcGAAGTTCCGAAAGGTCGgggcagaggacctcgcgcatatgcgcgaagagagggcgcgcatatgcgcgagcagttgGTCTTGTTaaatgccgagacagtaggtctcgcgcatatgcgcgaagaaagtgcgcgcacatgcgcgagttGATAAATTCTGAAACGCTGGGCAGAAAGCCAGGCGCATATGAGCGGGtcttgggcgcgcatatgcgcgcagcATGCAAAATAGAACTCGCCACATGCCTTGTCTGCACGTGAATATNNNNNNNNNNNNNNNNNNNNNNNNNNNNNNNNNNNNatatacacacacacaaacgtTAATTGTCCCTCAGAATCAGTAAGAGACAACCGAGAGAAGCTCCGTGAATCCTTACGCTTTTACGTTTCTTAGAATTCGATTGGTTCAAGATCCGTtagttagattttgaatccgagcTTAACACCGAACTCCTATCAACGCAGGCTTCATacggatgtaagttttattgagttctgttattaTTTGGAAATATGATGTTGTAGAAATTGGATacgattcatatatgatgttcttgacatagtatacatcgtagaatcgaaaccggattgaagaataGATACTGTacggaattattatgattttcggaaaGAATTAATTGAGATTTGAAATCAGATTTGTAGCGTGACTGATTATgaattgaaatttgactattgttatgtgttctgggTATGCTAATCagtatataattgaagtcagatcgaagaacagactgtgtatttaattgttatgattttctgaagCAATACGATCGAGATTGTAcatatttgatattatgatCTGTTATTGTGAAAAGTAGGAATTGTAGTGATACCGATTATGAGttgtgatattatatctgtgatgttgaaaTTAACGGGGTTACCGAGactgtattattatgccgtcaaaacatcggtaattgatattgatcagattcagtagcgattgagattgtatcgttatGACAatgacattgatcagattatgTCTTGATTTGCGTATTGATCAGAACAAGCCTTGAATTGAGCTATATATTAATATGGTCTATCGATATTGTCACttcagattgggtatggacagatttgacttcgagacttcgacttcgtcagaccgagaagataaaggtataaatcaatgttaacctggagatcgacttgagtcggattagacttgagtttccctaaaccacatacttgtatgttattgtttttatatcTTTGTATTATCTGCCTGAGTATGCTtattctattgatgtatagaaaGGTAGTGGATAGCGGATAGCTagtgagtgagagtcactgacagaaggACTAAATTGTGATGGAGTAGTCACTAGTCCATTGCACATTGTAAGAATAGGATTGGCTGATACGCCAAATCTTTGGCGGAagtgccaagacactggacgTTTGGTATATCGATGTTtaatagaattggagtttcttctattattgATATTCGATATGGATTAGACCAAAGTCCAGGAATAGGGACGTACCAATTTCTACCACCGCGAACGGGAttagtaggtgggagacttgttgcgttcttattcgaTCGGGATACCTAGATgtgagatgagtcgagtctgtgAGTTGAGTCGAGTAAGAGTCGTAGAGTCACGGAGTGTGATTCGGAGTTTGTCTTGATTTATGTTTCTGactttgatacatgttatgaatatttgttttatgcttttatatctatttatatgaaatgcatgtatacatgatttatactaggaatataattctcaccggagttatccggctgttgtcttgtttgtatgtgtgcatgacaacaggtgggacaggatcagggtcgaaaAGAAGATGAGATATCGAGATtagcgtggtgattccggactttgATGTAGATAGGTTTCAGCTCTTGATTAATAGTAGTTGAACTTTAGTTTTAGTTTGAATATTTGTTATACTAGATTTGTACTTTAGATCTGAATACTGATATTGTATGTGAaataggatttatttcattgttgCGCACTCATGtaatttagaaaaaattttatgacccaAAATACTTGATTAGTATATTGATCCTAATAAcgattaagaatatgattagcgtccgggtcctcaCAACAGgcggtatcagagcgatagatcctttagactgagatagaagagagtgagcagGGTAGATTGAGGTTTCTTTCCTGCTTTCACATGCTAGCATGACACTGTGTGTTACTATTTTGAAATATATGTCATGTGATTTATATGATATTGATTTACATTGCTTATACTAGCATTACAGtatgttttattgtttttgaagATACATGATTACCTGAATATCTGAATTGATTTGGTAATGCATATTagttgagaatgaatcagaaccaattcctgatcagaggtaagctgaTCGGAAAGGGACTGAGACGGATTTGTCTCGTGTGATTGCTAATTCTTGTAATCATCAGATATACCTCCTCGACGAATTCCAGAATCAGGTGGTACTTCGGTTTCTCAGATGGATGTGTCAGAAACTCTGATGGAAACACAGTTAACGAGGTTTCAGTCGTTTCAACCGCCgattctgaagggtactgagatgCCAGTGGATTGTGAGAACTGGTTAGAGGATATAGAAATGCTATTTGAATTTCTTGGTTTTACTGATGATTGTAGaattaaactgattgggcaccagttacgAGAAGTCGTAAGGAGTTGGTGGCTGGTAACCAAAGAAGCCTTAGAACAGCGTGGTCCAGTGATTACgtggaaaatttttaaagtggaattctatcaaagattcTTTCCCGTATCATACAGACAGGATAAAGGTGCAGAGTTTGCAAATCTGAAACAAGGTCAATTGAATATTGATGAGTACTTAGCCCAGTTCTTTACCTTGCTACGTTTTACCCCTCACGTGGCTAGAAATGATGAAGCTGTATGTGATCTGTTCATCCAAGGATTGAATCCAGAGATACGTACATTGGTAAATGTGAAACGACCAAATAATCTTGCTGATACCTTGAACAAATCCAAAAGAGCATAAATAGTTCTGATGAGACAAAAGGAAGCTTCGTATGTTCTTCCAGTCCCGAGACCACAACAACTGCCTCCCAGAATTGAGTTTGGCAGCAGCAGTGGTGAAAAAAAAGAACTGTTGAAAGCTCGAAAGAAGCAGTTCAAGAAGTTAGGGAGCagttcatctagctccagtaGTTCCGCTAGAGTTATACAGGAGTTTATTGCAGAGCTTGTGAAGGAATACATCCCACGGAGCAATGCCGAGGAGTATTTGGTAGTTGCAACGTATGTCATCAACCAGGACATTTTGCGAGAgtatgtccacagagaggttcccgaagatttcaGGGAGCAGAAGCATCTGGTGGCAGTGACAGAGGGACAGACCCAGGATACACTTGACGATGTAGTGGCAGGTATATGTTCTTTTATGATTACTATGCATTTATATATTGGAAGACATATGAGTACATCTCATACATGATTTCTGAATGAATTGCGTTGATGTATGCTTTGTCTATTGAGTTTTTATATGCTGTAGTATTGATCTCTTTTCGGTTTGGGAGAGGTTTTGTagcagtgacatctgttagatttTGTATGCTGCAGTATGACAGATATGAGATTGAGTTGGATGATAGTATTCGGTGTCGTTTGATTCTGATCGCATTATTGATATTGATGTGTTGGCCGAAGAATGAATGTGGTACGATAAGGATTCCGGATTTAGAATACCTTTGATATATATGATGTTCATGACTCGATGACTATCGAAAGGAACGGAGTAATTACTTATATATTTAGTTGATTTACTAAAACGGAGTGTATCATTGACCGATTTGCCAGTGACAGGAGCGTTGCTAAAGTCGTCTCAGATGAACTTCCGGGTTTGCCTTTAATCAGGAAGATTGATTTCAGTCTTGATTTGATATCAGGTATTGTTTTAGTTTAAAACACCGTACCGAATGATACCGATTAAATTGAATGATCGAAAAGTCGGGTAGAAGATTTATTAGCCGAGAGTTACATCTGATTGATTATTCCTCTTTGGGACGTATTAGTTATGTTTATGAGTTGATAAACGCtatgttcaaaatattttgatgatTCTATGAGTACTGATCTATGATATTCTGctatattcgaagaatatgactGATTTTGTTAAATATCTGAGTATTGTATTGCATATTCTGGAAACTGGAAAGTTGTATACCGAAATTATTGAGATGTGAATCTTAACCGAGACAGATTGTATCCAGAGTATGTGATATCCGAAGACGATATATCTGTTGATCTGAGTACAGGGAGGCTATGATTAGTTGGCCGAAATTGACGTCAGTGTTAGATAATTGCCGTTCTATGATTTTAGCAGGTTATTATTAATGACTGCTGTTctgaatttgatttaaaatttcgGGTTTTCTGAATgaatatttgaaacagattgtaaaTCGTTGAGATTATATAATGTGCAAGCCGAATCAGAACTGAGTGTAAGAATTAAAGCAgttcagaaagttgatcagaatagGTAGAACTCTATATCGATAGTCAGAACAGGGTATCAATCAGAAGATCAGATATGTGATACTGAATTAGATATGAACAGTTGAATTATTATGTCAGATGTTTCGGATTTAAAATGGCAGGTATTGTCAGATATGTACAATAAGTGAGTCAATATTTATTCTGAAGGCAGAAAGGGTATACCGATTTGAAAggataattttgataaaaacaGATGAGATCAGATATGGTAGACTTGTACGGAAATGTCTGAATTGCCGGCAGATGAAGACAGAAAAGAATGAAACCAGGAGATTGGTTATATAACTTATCGCTTTCTGAATGGAAATGGAAATATGGGATTACATTTCCAGGGATATCGTGACAAAGCTAGTACAATACTCCCGAGACTGAGTATCGATTTGAGTTGAGAGTGACAGACTTACCAAGTCTGCGGGTGTTATCTTGTAcatgaagacagctcagaatTGACAGATTAAAGATGCCAATGTCAGAAGACGACTGATAGTATTCGAGACAAGAGACTGAATATCGAACTGATGGGGATAAAACCGATTTGGTAGGCGATGATGGTATTGACTTGATACGAATTGTTGATCGGTATAGACGGATATTGTATAGCTAGTAATTGAGACCGATTCTATCAGAATTACTTCGAGTTATTTTATAGAGGTAAGTTTTCTTTCAGCTTTTGTATATCTCCTATCAACGCAGGCTTCATacggatgtaagttttattgagttctgttattaTTTGGAAATATGATGTTGTAGAAATTGGATacgattcatatatgatgttcttgacatagtatACATCGTAGAATCAAAACCGCATTGAAGAATAGATACTGTActgaattattatgattttcggaaaGAATTAATTGAGATTTGAAATCAGATTTGTAGCGTGACTGATTATgaattgaaatttgactattgttatgtgttctgggTATGCTAATCagtatataattgaagtcagatcgaagaacagactgtgtatttaattgttatgattttctgaagCAATACGATCGAGATTGTAcatatttgatattatgatCTGTTATTGTGAAAAGTAGGAATTGTAGTGATACCGATTATGAGttgtgatattatatctgtgatgttgaaaTTAACGGGGTTACCGAGactgtattattatgccgtcaaaacatcggtaattgatattgatcagattcagtagcgattgagattgtatcgttatGACAatgacattgatcagattatgTCTTGATTTgcgtattgatcagaacaggccTTGAATTGAGCTATATATTAACATGgtctattcgatattgtcacttcagattgggtatggacagatttgacttcgagacttcgacttcgtcagaccgagaagataaaggtataaatcaatgttaacctggagatcgacttgagtcggaTTAGACTTGagtccctaaaccacatacttgtatgttattgtttttatatcTTTGTATTATCTGCCTGAGGATGCTtattctattgatgtatagaaaGGTAGTGGATAGCGGATAGCTagtgagtgagag
This genomic interval from Primulina huaijiensis isolate GDHJ02 chromosome 14, ASM1229523v2, whole genome shotgun sequence contains the following:
- the LOC140958023 gene encoding uncharacterized protein, whose product is MNQNQFLIRDIPPRRIPESGGTSVSQMDVSETLMETQLTRFQSFQPPILKGTEMPVDCENWLEDIEMLFEFLGFTDDCRIKLIGHQLREVVRSWWLVTKEALEQRGPVITWKIFKVEFYQRFFPVSYRQDKGAEFANLKQGQLNIDEYLAQFFTLLRFTPHVARNDEAVCDLFIQGLNPEIRTLVNVKRPNNLADTLNKSKRA